The genomic interval GTCGCTGTCGGCCAGCGCCTCGGCGCCGAGGCATTCCATCGCGGTCTCGCTGATTTCCCGCGCCAGTTCGGCAAAGCGCAGCCGCATGAGCGAACCCTCCGACGGATTGGCCTGATCGCGAAACAGGGTGCGATAGGTGATCGCCCGAAGCGCAGCGGCCTCGGCGCGAAGGTCGGCAAGCCGCTCCGCCATGGCGCTGCCGGGCTTCGGCGCGGCCATCGCGATCAGGTCCTCCAGCCGCACCGACAGGTCGAGCTGCATCCCCATCGCCGCCGTCTTCCGCTCGAAACCGAGCGTGGTCATGGCCGTGGCCCAGCCATTGTGCAGACCGCCGACCACGCTGGAAAGCGGGATGCGCACATCGTCATAGAACACTTCCGCGAAATGCACCGTTCCCGCCATGTTGCGGATCGGGCGCACGGTGATGCCGGGGCTTTTCATGTCGCAGATCACCCAGGACAGCCCCTTGTGCCGCTTCGACCCCGGTTCAGTGCGGATCAACAGTTCCTGATAGTCAGCAATATCGGCAAAGCTGGTCCAGATCTTCTGGCCGTTCACGACGAGATCGTCGCCATCCACGACCCCGGTCGTCGACAGCGATGCGAGATCGGAGCCGGCGTTCGGCTCGGAAAAACCCTGACACCAGATTGAGCGACCTTCCAGAATCTGCGGCAGATGAAACGCCTTCTGCTCTTCCGTGCCGCAGGCAATCAGCGTCGGCCCGGCATGGTTGAGCGCGACAAAGGTGCAGTCATGCACCGAGGGCGCGCGGGCGCGGACATATTCCTCGTACCAGATCACCAGCTTGTCGGGACCAAGCCCCCGCCCGCCATAGTCCGCCGGCCAGCCGATCCCCGACCAGCCGCCGGAATGGCATTTCGCGACCCAGTCCAACGCATATTGGCGCGAGGCCGCACCATCGCGCGGGGCCGGGCCCGCCGGCACGTTTTCGGAAAGCCAGGCGCGCGCCGCCGCGCGGAAACTGATATGATCTTCGGTATCTTTCAGATGCATTTCATCCTCACGTGATCCATCCTCCGTTCACGCTGACATCGGTACCGGTCATGTAGCTTGCGCCGTCCGATGCGACAAAGGCGACTACACGCGCGATCTCCGCCGGCTCCGCCCATCGTTTCATAGCCACATTTTCCATCTGGCGCGCCATCTGCGCCGGATCGACATCGCGGGCGATGGCCGTGTCGGTGATCCCCGGCGAGACCGCATTCACGCGGATGCCATGGGGCGCCAGCGCCCGCGCCAGGCTCTTGGTCAGGCCGACCACGGCGGCCTTGCTCGTGCCGTAGCTGATCAACGGGCTGCCGATCGTCGCCGCCAGCGAGGCGACGTTGACGATCACCCCGCCGCCGCGCTCGGCCATGCCCCGCGCCAGATATTGCGACAGAACGAACGGCGCGCGAACATTGACCGCCATGGCCCGGTCGAAATCGGCAAGCGTCGTGTCGAACACGCCGCGCTTTTCATAAAGCCCGGCGCAGTTAACCAGACAGGCCACCGGCCCGTCGCGATCGAGTTCCGGCAGCAGACGCTGGAGCGCATCCATGTCCGTCAGATCGCAGGCGAGGAACCGATCCGAGGAAGGCCAGTCCTTCGGGGTCGTGCCCTGGCCGAGCCCGATGATCCGGTCGCCCCCGGCCCGGAGCGCCTCGCAAATCGCACGGCCGATGCCTCCCGCACAGCCGGTTACGACGCTGGTCCGCATGTCGCCCTCTCTCTTAAAATCCACATTATGGAACGATACTTGAAAGCGTTCATCTCGTTTTCTTTCACGCTAGTGAATGATTTCATGGTTTTCAACATATTCCGCCACTTGACACCAAAAATCTTTCAAATCACTATTCCCGCAATACGGAACGTCTGCTGTCCGCAGGGAGGAAGCTTTGGATTTTGATTGGAGCGACGACAATCGCCGCTACCGGGCGCGTGTCCGCCATTTTCTTGAACAGGAACTCCCGGCGGAATGGCCGGAGATCGCCCGGCATGGCCCGGGTTCCAAGGAACAGACCGAATTCAGTCTCGACTTCTGCCCGAAGCTGGCAGAGGCGGGATTTCTCGTGCCGCATTGGCCCGAAGCGCTTGGCGGCGCGAACGGCACCGCATGGGAACATCTGATTCTCGGCGAGGAAATGTGGGCGGTTGGCGAGCCGCGCGGCGGACAGTACATGAATGTGAACTGGATCGGCCCGACGCTGATGCGTTACGGCAGCGAGGCGCAGAAGGACCGCTATCTTCCGCCGATGGCCGCGGGCAAGGCGATCTGGTGCCAGGGCTTCTCCGAGCCCAATGCCGGCTCCGACCTCGCTTCGCTGCGCACCCGCGCGGAACGGGATGGCGATCACTATGTGATCAACGGCACGAAGATCTGGACATCCTATGCCAGCCTTGCCGAAACCTGCTTCCTGCTGGTGCGCACCGGGCCGCTTTCAGCGGGGAAATCCGCGATCGCGATCCTGCTTGTTCCGATGGATACGCCCGGCATCGAGGTGCGCGCGATCCCGAGCCTTGTCGGACATGGCGATATCCACGAGGTGTTCTTCACCGACGTGCGCGTGCCGGTTTCAACGCGGCTCGGCGAGGAAGGCCAGGCCTGGGAAATCATCAACTATTCGCTGACCAACGAACGGGTCGGCATTCCCCGCTACGCGATGTCGTCACGGGTGCTCGGCCATATCGTTGCCGACCTGAAGCGACAGGACCGCTTCAACGACGGCGTGGTGCGCATGCGGGCGGGCGAAGCCGCGGCGGCCTGCGAGGCGGCCCGGCTTCTGGTCTACCGGCTCGTGGACATGCGCGCGCGGGGACAGACGCCCGGGCCAGACGCCAGCCTTGCCCGCGTGGCGACGGTGGCGGCCGATAACGCGGTGCTCGATTTCGCGCTCGAT from Martelella mediterranea DSM 17316 carries:
- a CDS encoding acyl-CoA dehydrogenase family protein; its protein translation is MHLKDTEDHISFRAAARAWLSENVPAGPAPRDGAASRQYALDWVAKCHSGGWSGIGWPADYGGRGLGPDKLVIWYEEYVRARAPSVHDCTFVALNHAGPTLIACGTEEQKAFHLPQILEGRSIWCQGFSEPNAGSDLASLSTTGVVDGDDLVVNGQKIWTSFADIADYQELLIRTEPGSKRHKGLSWVICDMKSPGITVRPIRNMAGTVHFAEVFYDDVRIPLSSVVGGLHNGWATAMTTLGFERKTAAMGMQLDLSVRLEDLIAMAAPKPGSAMAERLADLRAEAAALRAITYRTLFRDQANPSEGSLMRLRFAELAREISETAMECLGAEALADSDWSHLYLESFSETIAGGTAEIQRNIIAERLLGLPREKRA
- a CDS encoding SDR family NAD(P)-dependent oxidoreductase, whose product is MRTSVVTGCAGGIGRAICEALRAGGDRIIGLGQGTTPKDWPSSDRFLACDLTDMDALQRLLPELDRDGPVACLVNCAGLYEKRGVFDTTLADFDRAMAVNVRAPFVLSQYLARGMAERGGGVIVNVASLAATIGSPLISYGTSKAAVVGLTKSLARALAPHGIRVNAVSPGITDTAIARDVDPAQMARQMENVAMKRWAEPAEIARVVAFVASDGASYMTGTDVSVNGGWIT
- a CDS encoding acyl-CoA dehydrogenase family protein, which codes for MDFDWSDDNRRYRARVRHFLEQELPAEWPEIARHGPGSKEQTEFSLDFCPKLAEAGFLVPHWPEALGGANGTAWEHLILGEEMWAVGEPRGGQYMNVNWIGPTLMRYGSEAQKDRYLPPMAAGKAIWCQGFSEPNAGSDLASLRTRAERDGDHYVINGTKIWTSYASLAETCFLLVRTGPLSAGKSAIAILLVPMDTPGIEVRAIPSLVGHGDIHEVFFTDVRVPVSTRLGEEGQAWEIINYSLTNERVGIPRYAMSSRVLGHIVADLKRQDRFNDGVVRMRAGEAAAACEAARLLVYRLVDMRARGQTPGPDASLARVATVAADNAVLDFALDFLPEFTTGNVYPEYLAHHERAIVAGIASGATEIQLNLIAQRHLELPRGPR